One region of Vitis vinifera cultivar Pinot Noir 40024 chromosome 1, ASM3070453v1 genomic DNA includes:
- the LOC100247341 gene encoding protein RGF1 INDUCIBLE TRANSCRIPTION FACTOR 1, whose translation MVGCRILLKNKADWLSTLLHSKFFDTCGDHRDLRKSEKNVFCIDCNLCFCKHCVTSSGHCLHRRLKICKYVYHDVVRLQDMQQHLDCSKIQTYKINGEKAVHLNPRPQSKDCKASKPKGGASCEACGRYIQDLPNRFCSIACKVLIFAEKFKDHNSKVVPYPVQEFAHLSLKESVDMEVNLKEKELSSSLADSPMEIETQTSSALKPKKQLHKRKGIPRSWDGWRRNLTLSG comes from the exons ATG GTTGGATGCAGAATCCTTTTAAAGAATAAAGCAGATTGGCTGAGCACACTTCTTCATAGCAAGTTCTTCGATACATGCGGCGATCACCGTGATCTCcggaaaagtgaaaaaaatgtgttttgcATTGACTGTAATCTTTGCTTCTGTAAGCACTGTGTTACTTCTTCTGGGCATTGCCTCCATCGGCGCCTTAAGATCTGCAAATATGTCTATCATGATGTGGTTCGTCTTCAAGACATGCAGCAGCATCTTGATTGTTCTAAAATTCag ACATATAAAATCAATGGTGAAAAAGCTGTTCATCTGAATCCTCGTCCTCAATCCAAGGATTGTAAAGCATCTAAACCAAAAGGAGGTGCATCATGTGAAGCTTGTGGGAGATATATACAAGATCTCCCTAATCGCTTCTGCTCAATAGCATGCAAG GTTTTAATATTTGCAGAGAAGTTTAAAGACCACAACAGCAAGGTTGTCCCTTACCCAGTTCAGGAATTTGCTCACCTGTCTTTGAAGGAAAGCGTCGACATGGaagtaaatttgaaagaaaaagaattgtcCTCCTCTTTGGCTGACTCACCTATGGAGATTGAAACCCAGACAAGTTCAGCATTGAAACCAAAGAAGCAATTGCACAAAAGGAAAGGCATTCCTAGAAG TTGGGATGGCTGGAGAAGGAACCTCACATTGTCTGGGTAA
- the LOC100242205 gene encoding protein POLLEN DEFECTIVE IN GUIDANCE 1 isoform X1, with amino-acid sequence MDLRRGGRKLSFEILSASNSIEDEETLSYRSNSDPIHEDAGVSPSESRTNRRKRKNKGSKKKKKTITCPIDEDPVTDKGIDSVFDDPARVVFENGSCPNGFDVNYQNYSMQSVVTVLEESVRTVLQVPESEFQNLRGDGHLLAELRQRSVNGSGGGEEVAGSQVDVNVAEESGIEVSSSGKQRGEPNGGIVKQLDSAESLDWKRFMVEDPTYSSSLEKSPLKYFMEEMYSGNSLQSTTTLGNEKERERVYDTIFRLPWRCELLIDVGFFVCLDSFLSLLTIMPTRILMALWRLLNARQFKRPSAAELSDFGCFVVMACGVALLSQTDISLIYHMIRGQGTVKLYVVYNVLEIFDKLCQSFGGDVLQTLFNTAEGLANSAPENMRFWIWRFVSDQALAVAASIVHSFILLAQAITLSTCIIAHNNALLALLVSNNFAEIKSNVFKRFSKDNIHSIVYYDSVERFHISAFVLFVLAQNILEAEGPWFESFLSNALLVYICEMAIDIIKHSFIAKFNDIKPIAYSEFLEDLCKQTLNIQTDGGKKSLTFIPLAPACVVIRVLTPVYAAHLPYNPLRWRVFGILLLSAMTYVMLASLKMMIGLALRKHATWYVNRCRKRKHHLHSD; translated from the exons ATGGACTTGAGAAGGGGCGGGAGAAAACTATCGTTTGAGATTCTCAGTGCCAGCAACTCCATTGAAGACGAGGAAACCTTGTCTTACAGATCAAACTCAGATCCAATTCATGAGGACGCAGGAGTTTCACCATCTGAATCGAGGACCAATCGGAGGAAACGAAAGAATAAAGgctccaagaagaagaagaagacgatcACATGTCCGATAGATGAAGATCCGGTAACTGACAAAGGGATTGACTCCGTTTTTGATGATCCGGCACGCGTGGTATTTGAAAACGGCTCTTGTCCTAATGGATTTGACGTAAATTATCAGAATTATAGCATGCAGAGTGTTGTTACGGTGTTGGAGGAGAGTGTCCGTACGGTGCTCCAAGTCCCGGAATCAGAATTTCAGAATTTGCGTGGGGATGGACATTTGCTAGCGGAGTTGAGGCAGAGGAGTGTGAATGGAAGTGGTGGAGGTGAGGAGGTGGCGGGATCGCAGGTTGATGTGAATGTCGCGGAGGAGAGTGGTATAGAGGTGAGTTCGTCGGGGAAACAAAGGGGCGAGCCAAATGGAGGCATTGTTAAGCAATTGGATTCTGCAGAGTCCTTGGATTGGAAGCGGTTCATGGTGGAGGATCCAACCT ACTCCTCTTCTTTGGAGAAGTCCCCATTGAAGTATTTTATGGAAGAAATGTACAGTGGAAATTCATTACAAAGCACAACAACTCTGGGCAATGAGAAAGAACGGGAAAGAGTATATGATACCATCTTCCGGCTGCCATGGAGATGTGAACTG CTTATAGATGTTGGCTTCTTTGTCTGCTTGGATTCATTCCTATCTTTGCTAACTATCATGCCGACAAGGATTCTGATGGCACTCTGGAGGCTTCTAAATGCAAG GCAGTTCAAGAGGCCTTCTGCAGCAGAGTTGTCTgattttggttgttttgttgtgATGGCTTGTGGAGTTGCTCTTTTATCACAAACAG ATATCAGTCTTATATATCACATGATTCGTGGCCAAGGAACAGTGAAACTCTACGTGGTGTACAATGTGTTGGAG atatttgataaacTGTGCCAAAGCTTTGGTGGAGATGTGTTGCAGACTCTATTCAATACTGCAGAGGGACTTGCAAATTCTGCACCAGAAAACATGAGATTTTGGATCTGGAGATTCGTTTCTGACCAAGCATTAGCAGTGGCTGCTTCCA TTGTTCATTCATTCATCTTATTAGCTCAGGCAATTACTTTATCAACTTGTATCATTGCTCATAATAATGCTTTGCTGGCTTTGCTGGTATCAAATAACTTTGCTGAGATAAAAAGCAACGTGTTTAAACGTTTTAGTAAAGATAACATCCACAGCATCGTATACTATG ATTCAGTGGAGCGATTCCACATTTCAGCATTTGTCCTCTTTGTTTTAGCTCAAAATATTCTAGAGGCTGAGGGTCCCTGGTTTGAAAGCTTCCTCTCT AATGCTCTACTGGTTTACATTTGTGAAATGGCTATTGATATCATCAAACATTCATTCATTGCCAAATTCAATGACATAAAGCCCATTGCTTATTCTGAATTTCTTGAAGACCTTTGCAAACAG ACTCTGAATATTCAAACTGATGGTGGGAAGAAAAGCCTCACTTTTATTCCTTTGGCTCCAGCTTGTGTG GTCATTCGGGTGTTGACTCCTGTATATGCTGCTCATCTACCTTACAATCCCCTCCGATGGAGGGTCTTTGGGATTCTCCTCTTATCTGCAATGACCTATGTCATGCTTGCAAGCCTCAAGATGATGATAGGCTTGGCCCTAAGAAAACATGCCACTTGGTATGTAAATAGATGTCGGAAGCGAAAACACCATCTTCACAGTGACTAA
- the LOC100242205 gene encoding protein POLLEN DEFECTIVE IN GUIDANCE 1 isoform X2, whose translation MDLRRGGRKLSFEILSASNSIEDEETLSYRSNSDPIHEDAGVSPSESRTNRRKRKNKGSKKKKKTITCPIDEDPVTDKGIDSVFDDPARVVFENGSCPNGFDVNYQNYSMQSVVTVLEESVRTVLQVPESEFQNLRGDGHLLAELRQRSVNGSGGGEEVAGSQVDVNVAEESGIEVSSSGKQRGEPNGGIVKQLDSAESLDWKRFMVEDPTYSSSLEKSPLKYFMEEMYSGNSLQSTTTLGNEKERERVYDTIFRLPWRCELLIDVGFFVCLDSFLSLLTIMPTRILMALWRLLNARQFKRPSAAELSDFGCFVVMACGVALLSQTDISLIYHMIRGQGTVKLYVVYNVLEIFDKLCQSFGGDVLQTLFNTAEGLANSAPENMRFWIWRFVSDQALAVAASIVHSFILLAQAITLSTCIIAHNNALLALLVSNNFAEIKSNVFKRFSKDNIHSIVYYDSVERFHISAFVLFVLAQNILEAEGPWFESFLSNALLVYICEMAIDIIKHSFIAKFNDIKPIAYSEFLEDLCKQTLNIQTDGGKKSLTFIPLAPACVRNFLMNEGTESQKYALCRRKWCLQMAIHSPELADLKCLCIDHVFYQFV comes from the exons ATGGACTTGAGAAGGGGCGGGAGAAAACTATCGTTTGAGATTCTCAGTGCCAGCAACTCCATTGAAGACGAGGAAACCTTGTCTTACAGATCAAACTCAGATCCAATTCATGAGGACGCAGGAGTTTCACCATCTGAATCGAGGACCAATCGGAGGAAACGAAAGAATAAAGgctccaagaagaagaagaagacgatcACATGTCCGATAGATGAAGATCCGGTAACTGACAAAGGGATTGACTCCGTTTTTGATGATCCGGCACGCGTGGTATTTGAAAACGGCTCTTGTCCTAATGGATTTGACGTAAATTATCAGAATTATAGCATGCAGAGTGTTGTTACGGTGTTGGAGGAGAGTGTCCGTACGGTGCTCCAAGTCCCGGAATCAGAATTTCAGAATTTGCGTGGGGATGGACATTTGCTAGCGGAGTTGAGGCAGAGGAGTGTGAATGGAAGTGGTGGAGGTGAGGAGGTGGCGGGATCGCAGGTTGATGTGAATGTCGCGGAGGAGAGTGGTATAGAGGTGAGTTCGTCGGGGAAACAAAGGGGCGAGCCAAATGGAGGCATTGTTAAGCAATTGGATTCTGCAGAGTCCTTGGATTGGAAGCGGTTCATGGTGGAGGATCCAACCT ACTCCTCTTCTTTGGAGAAGTCCCCATTGAAGTATTTTATGGAAGAAATGTACAGTGGAAATTCATTACAAAGCACAACAACTCTGGGCAATGAGAAAGAACGGGAAAGAGTATATGATACCATCTTCCGGCTGCCATGGAGATGTGAACTG CTTATAGATGTTGGCTTCTTTGTCTGCTTGGATTCATTCCTATCTTTGCTAACTATCATGCCGACAAGGATTCTGATGGCACTCTGGAGGCTTCTAAATGCAAG GCAGTTCAAGAGGCCTTCTGCAGCAGAGTTGTCTgattttggttgttttgttgtgATGGCTTGTGGAGTTGCTCTTTTATCACAAACAG ATATCAGTCTTATATATCACATGATTCGTGGCCAAGGAACAGTGAAACTCTACGTGGTGTACAATGTGTTGGAG atatttgataaacTGTGCCAAAGCTTTGGTGGAGATGTGTTGCAGACTCTATTCAATACTGCAGAGGGACTTGCAAATTCTGCACCAGAAAACATGAGATTTTGGATCTGGAGATTCGTTTCTGACCAAGCATTAGCAGTGGCTGCTTCCA TTGTTCATTCATTCATCTTATTAGCTCAGGCAATTACTTTATCAACTTGTATCATTGCTCATAATAATGCTTTGCTGGCTTTGCTGGTATCAAATAACTTTGCTGAGATAAAAAGCAACGTGTTTAAACGTTTTAGTAAAGATAACATCCACAGCATCGTATACTATG ATTCAGTGGAGCGATTCCACATTTCAGCATTTGTCCTCTTTGTTTTAGCTCAAAATATTCTAGAGGCTGAGGGTCCCTGGTTTGAAAGCTTCCTCTCT AATGCTCTACTGGTTTACATTTGTGAAATGGCTATTGATATCATCAAACATTCATTCATTGCCAAATTCAATGACATAAAGCCCATTGCTTATTCTGAATTTCTTGAAGACCTTTGCAAACAG ACTCTGAATATTCAAACTGATGGTGGGAAGAAAAGCCTCACTTTTATTCCTTTGGCTCCAGCTTGTGTG AGGAATTTTCTCATGAACGAAGGTACTGAAAGTCAGAAATATGCTTTGTGTAGAAGAAAATGGTGTTTACAAATGGCTATACATTCACCAGAATTGGCAGATCTAAAATGTCTCTGCATTGATCATGTTTTCTATCAGTTCGTTTGA
- the LOC100264487 gene encoding G-type lectin S-receptor-like serine/threonine-protein kinase At1g34300: MALPFLCSVLIFTFLFCNPPPLSAQPQQNISNFSSSDSPWRPSQGQILLSPNSTFAAGFWPTPTSPNLYIFSIWYLNISVHTDIWSANANSPVSGNGTVSITASGELRLVDSSGKNLWPGNATGNPNSTKLVLRNDGVLVYGDWSSFGSPTDTILPNQQINGTRLVSRNGKYKFKNSMRLVFNDSDSYWSTANAFQKLDEYGNVWQENGEKQISSDLGAAWLRRLTLDNDGNLRVYSFQGGVDGWVVVWLAVPEICTIYGRCGANSICMNDGGNSTRCTCPPGFQQRGDSCDRKIQMTQNTKFLRLDYVNFSGGADQNNLGVQNFTICESKCLANRDCLGFGFKYDGSGYCVLQLKRLLYGYWSPGTETAMYLRVDNSESDQSNFTGMTDLLETTCPVRISLPLPPEESNTTTRNIVIICTLFAAELISGVLFFSAFLKKYIKYRDMARTLGLEFLPAGGPKRFTYAELKAATNDFSDCVGKGGFGDVYKGELPDHRIVAVKCLKNVTGGDPEFWAEVTIIARMHHLNLVRLWGFCAEKGRRILVYEYVPKGSLDKFLFPARGILKSEEDYAEDELLDPSRPPMLDWNIRYRIALGVARAIAYLHEECLEWVLHCDIKPENILLGDDFCPKISDFGLAKLKKKEDMVSMSRIRGTRGYMAPEWVKMDPITPKADVYSFGMVLLEIVSGRRNNEIQDSLTQSEDWYFPRWAFDKVFKEMRVEDILDSQIIHCYDSRLHFDMVDRMVKTAMWCLQDRPEMRPSMGKVAKMLEGTVEMMEPKKPTIFFLAD; the protein is encoded by the coding sequence ATGGCTCTCCCCTTCCTCTGCTCTGTGCTCATTTTCACCTTCCTCTTCTGTAACCCTCCACCGTTGTCGGCCCAACCGCAACAGAACATCTCAAACTTCTCCTCCTCAGACTCCCCATGGCGACCAAGCCAAGGCCAGATTCTTCTCTCTCCCAACTCCACCTTCGCTGCCGGGTTCTGGCCGACACCCACTTCTCCAAATCTCTATATCTTCTCAATTTGGTACCTCAATATCTCTGTACACACCGATATTTGGTCCGCCAACGCCAATTCCCCGGTCAGTGGCAACGGTACCGTCTCAATTACTGCCTCCGGTGAGCTCCGGCTTGTTGATTCGTCCGGCAAGAACTTATGGCCGGGGAACGCTACGGGAAACCCAAACTCCACCAAACTGGTCCTCAGGAACGATGGTGTACTGGTTTATGGGGACTGGTCGAGTTTTGGTTCTCCGACCGATACTATTCTTCCAAATCAGCAGATAAATGGTACAAGGCTCGTCTCAAGGAACGGTAAGTATAAATTTAAGAACTCCATGAGACTGGTTTTCAACGATTCTGATAGCTACTGGAGTACGGCTAATGCGTTCCAGAAGTTGGACGAATATGGAAACGTGTGGCAGGAGAATGGAGAGAAGCAAATTTCCTCGGATCTTGGTGCTGCCTGGTTGCGTAGATTGACCCTTGACAATGATGGGAATTTGAGAGTTTACAGTTTTCAAGGAGGTGTGGATGGGTGGGTTGTTGTTTGGCTGGCTGTACCAGAAATATGCACAATTTATGGCAGATGTGGTGCTAACTCTATATGTATGAACGATGGTGGGAATTCTACTCGATGTACTTGTCCTCCCGGTTTTCAGCAAAGGGGAGATTCATGCGACAGGAAAATTCAGATGACGCAAAACACAAAGTTTCTCCGGCTTGACTACGTCAACTTCAGCGGCGGGGCCGACCAAAACAATCTGGGTGTTCAGAATTTTACCATCTGTGAATCCAAATGCTTAGCCAACCGGGATTGTCTAGGTTTTGGATTCAAATATGACGGATCGGGTTATTGCGTACTTCAGCTCAAGCGGCTGTTATATGGATACTGGTCTCCGGGAACCGAGACCGCCATGTATCTGCGGGTGGACAATTCGGAATCTGATCAAAGCAACTTCACTGGCATGACGGATTTGCTTGAAACCACATGCCCAGTCCGGATCAGCCTCCCTCTGCCGCCTGAAGAATCCAATACCACGACGCGGAACATTGTCATTATATGCACTCTCTTCGCGGCGGAGCTCATTTCCGGTGTTCTTTTCTTCTCTGCTTTTCTCAAGAAATACATCAAATACAGAGACATGGCTCGAACCCTCGGCCTAGAATTCCTTCCCGCAGGTGGCCCCAAACGATTCACGTACGCGGAGCTCAAGGCCGCGACAAATGACTTCTCCGACTGTGTCGGAAAAGGCGGGTTCGGCGACGTATACAAAGGGGAACTGCCTGATCACCGCATCGTCGCTGTGAAGTGCCTGAAAAATGTGACGGGCGGGGACCCAGAGTTTTGGGCAGAGGTCACCATCATTGCCCGTATGCATCACCTCAATCTGGTCCGCTTGTGGGGTTTCTGCGCCGAGAAGGGCCGGCGAATACTGGTCTACGAGTACGTCCCAAAGGGTTCTCTGGACAAGTTCCTCTTCCCCGCGCGTGGAATCCTTAAATCCGAAGAGGATTATGCAGAGGATGAATTGCTGGACCCGAGTAGGCCCCCGATGCTAGATTGGAATATCCGTTATCGAATCGCACTGGGCGTGGCGAGGGCGATAGCATACCTCCACGAGGAGTGTCTGGAGTGGGTGCTCCATTGCGATATCAAGCCGGAAAACATACTTCTGGGAGACGATTTCTGCCCtaaaatttcagattttgggTTGGCGAAACTGAAGAAGAAGGAAGACATGGTGAGCATGTCAAGGATCCGAGGGACCCGCGGGTACATGGCGCCCGAATGGGTGAAGATGGATCCCATTACCCCCAAGGCTGACGTCTACAGCTTCGGAATGGTGCTTCTGGAAATTGTAAGTGGGCGAAGGAATAACGAAATCCAAGATTCCCTCACGCAGAGTGAGGACTGGTATTTCCCAAGGTGGGCTTTCGACAAGGTGTTCAAGGAAATGAGGGTGGAGGACATTCTGGACAGTCAGATCATCCACTGTTACGACAGTCGATTGCACTTTGACATGGTGGATCGCATGGTGAAGACGGCGATGTGGTGTCTTCAGGACCGACCGGAGATGCGGCCTTCCATGGGGAAGGTTGCTAAGATGCTTGAAGGAACGGTGGAGATGATGGAACCCAAAAAGCCCACCATTTTCTTCCTAGCCGACTAG
- the LOC100855035 gene encoding putative clathrin assembly protein At2g25430, with translation MQRRIRQVFTALREQGCVGHAKVATIGGFCDLDLVIVKATAPNDLPLSERYVHQLLKIFSISPASFQAFSHSFTRRFGRTRCWRVALKCLLLLHRLLRMVPQDSPFRAELLWIRSNGLLSLYPCHFRDTSSSSSQDYTAFITFYAQLLDEAIDCFSMDDKATENGSEEFESLSDKMKEMGRVLEVLPQLQSLIDRVMDCRPTGSASRSFLIKSAMKHIIRDSFTCYSTFQREIVVVMDNLFQLPYRSCIAAFNIYKKAAVQAAQLCEFYDWCKAGGLCGSYEYPFIDRIPHLQIRALENVLHGMWQLTDSSSSNTSSSSMLGSPSPSPSSFTEDDGDKQMVRTREIVVSTRWEKFEEDEEKPLLQLEVSNASWEALLEESIVVSHVPPNYLFWNSNGYSHVYNDQIKDPHEDSQLMDGWKMQIYNPFYHPQNMINYHGLERQVALQNHGDNESSEKV, from the coding sequence ATGCAGAGGAGAATCCGGCAAGTTTTCACTGCTTTGAGAGAGCAGGGCTGCGTGGGTCATGCTAAGGTTGCTACCATAGGAGGGTTCTGTGACCTCGATCTTGTGATCGTGAAGGCCACGGCTCCTAATGACTTGCCACTGTCGGAGAGATATGTTCATCAGCTTTTGAAAATCTTCTCTATTTCTCCCGCATCCTTCCAAGCCTTTTCACACAGCTTTACTCGCCGCTTTGGGAGGACTCGCTGCTGGAGGGTGGCGCTAAAGTGTCTGCTTCTCCTCCATCGCTTGCTTAGAATGGTGCCTCAAGACAGCCCCTTTCGGGCTGAACTCCTCTGGATTCGATCCAACGGCTTGCTCTCCCTCTATCCCTGTCATTTTAGGGACacttcctcctcttcttcccAGGACTACACCGCTTTCATCACATTCTATGCTCAACTCCTGGATGAAGCCATTGACTGCTTCTCCATGGATGATAAGGCCACTGAGAATGGATCAGAAGAGTTCGAGAGCTTATCggataaaatgaaagaaatgggGCGAGTCCTCGAGGTGCTGCCGCAGCTCCAGAGCCTCATCGATCGAGTGATGGACTGCCGCCCGACGGGTTCAGCTTCTCGTAGCTTCCTCATCAAGTCAGCAATGAAACACATCATTAGAGACAGTTTCACCTGTTACAGCACATTCCAGAGGGAGATTGTTGTGGTGATGGACAACCTCTTTCAGCTCCCATATCGCAGCTGTATCGCAGCTTTTAATATTTACAAGAAGGCAGCCGTACAAGCCGCTCAGCTCTGTGAGTTTTATGATTGGTGTAAAGCCGGAGGACTCTGTGGATCATACGAGTATCCCTTTATAGATAGAATTCCACATTTACAGATTCGAGCTCTGGAAAATGTCCTCCATGGAATGTGGCAGCTAACGGATTCGTCTTCATCCAACACGTCGTCATCCTCAATGTTGGGGtctccatctccatctccatcCAGTTTCACGGAAGATGATGGCGACAAACAGATGGTACGGACGAGGGAGATTGTGGTTAGCACTCGATGGGAGAAGTTTGAGGAAGATGAGGAGAAGCCCCTACTTCAGTTGGAGGTTAGCAATGCGAGCTGGGAGGCCCTTCTAGAAGAGTCCATTGTAGTCTCTCATGTCCCGCCAAACTACTTGTTCTGGAACTCCAATGGCTATAGCCATGTATACAATGATCAAATCAAGGACCCGCACGAAGATTCGCAATTGATGGATGGATGGAAGATGCAGATATATAATCCTTTCTATCACcctcaaaacatgataaattatcATGGGTTGGAACGGCAAGTAGCCCTACAGAACCATGGAGACAATGAGAGTTCAGAAAAGGTCTAG